A segment of the Aureliella helgolandensis genome:
CCAGCACACCTCTAGAGGCTACTCCCGTATGCGACCATCGCTTTGCGAAGGATGCGTTCCCCAATTTCAGCCGGGATCGCTGTGGCCCGGTTTCGCAAATTGCGTTGGTCAAGCGCATCGTTCAGCTTCAGTTCAGCAGCCTGAAGCCTCGTTCGAGCTAGATCCGACTGACCAGCAAACCGACAGGCCAACGAGACGAACAGGTCATCACAATAGGTCGCCTCATCCTCCGGCAGAGGTTCAGCCGCCAGGCTAGCATCCCCATTGCGAGTTTCAATCCACGTCAGCACGCGATGGTAGCCACGGTAGTTTTCGGGTTGCAGCCCTGCCAAACTGGAGAGCCGGTTGGAGACCTCGGTTCTCGAATCTGCCGGAGCGTGTAGCAACCAACAAGTCAGCAGCAAACTCCACAGATCGCTATGCGGATCCGCAACTTTTTGGTGCGACAACAGCTGACCGGCTCGCGGATATTGCTTGGCTCCTAAGTAGAGCGCAGTTAGCAGCAACCGACTGCTTTCCGTTTGAAAGTTCGGCTCGCGATGCACTGCATTTTGAAGTGTTGCAATCGCCTCGTTGTATGCTGCTGCATCCGTCTGGCCTTGTATTTCGATCAGTAGGTCTTCCCACAAGACCTTGTTAGACGGGAAGGCGGCAGGTGGATCTATGGGGCGTGGGAACGACTGCCCAAGCTCATTCCGCAATGCGGAACTCACCGGAGGCGGCGCCACACTCGCAACCGGACTAGAAGGAGCACCGTTCAACTCGCCAATCCGACTTGTCGGACTGGGTTCTGTAGGGCGGGAGTCGGGCGCCGACGCATTGCGGCCACCGATAGCGGTGGAACGGTCGCTTGCAGTCTCAATTGCTGCAGCATTGAAATCGTCGGCCGAGACCTCTTGGTCGTCACTATCGACTTCGTCCCACGGACGCGCATCCAAGCGCTCAGCCGCGTCGGCGGATGCCAAGCCGGTCAAATGGGCCACCGGCGCTCGCTTTCGAGCGGGTTGGATGTAGTCCTTGGCGAAGTAAACGCCGGCCACAAAAATCCCCATGCCCAGCGTCGTAAGGGTCGCAATTCGCCAATTGTGCCGGAACCACAGGATAGGAATTTCGACCAGGACGAGAACGCTGCCGAAGAAGTGCAGCACAGAACGTTGAAACGTACGTCGACTCGTTCGCATCCTCCGCATCAGGTAGGCACCCAGCCACTCATCCTGACTTAAGCTCGCGTGTACCGCGTCGTAGTAATCCGACTCACGCTCTCGACGGCTCGACTTCCCACTCCCACGCTCGCTACGACGACTTGGTTTTTCCATACTACCACACGCTAAAGAACTGGGCACACGCTAATGAACAGGGAGCGAACTGCCAACCAACGGAATTGAAAAGCTGCACTGTTGTTGGCGGCTGGGCATCCTTTGCCTCCGGTCAATGAACTGTAGCACTCTAGCATTGAGCAGTGAATAGGCGCACCGCACATTTTCTAGGGCGGCCTCGCGAATGCCCTGGACTCAGCGCTTCGGAGGGCTGTATCGAATGCGGGACATCTAGATGCTAATTGATGGATGAAAAGGTTACAAACGCCTCATTGGAGAAAAGCCGTAAACGAAGCTGATTTCTTAACAATGCGCGGCATAAATACCCCGCCTAGGGCAAGCAGTCCGACGAAAAATCGGGTGTAGCACTTCATCGATACAACCTTCGGCGCAGTGCAGCTCGCACAAAACGATAGTTCAGCGACTCGAAATGATAGGCGTCTGCGGGGAGAGACGCCGCGTCGCATTGGCCCGAAGAGCGGCCACGTGCATTCGCATCTTTCAGATCGCCAGCGCCCATCGGACGGAATAATTTGTCGGGGGTCCCAGGCGGTAGCACGCATCAGTATGTGGCGAAGCCAAGAGCCCCAATCGCGATTCGACCACTGCAGCGGCGGCCAAGGTGCCTGGGACACGCACAGCTCCTACAGGGGGTTCGACCTTGCCATCGGGTCTGGCGGCGTATCTCGGGAACTAGCTGTCTGAGCACATGCGGGCTTCCCTGCGTGCTCCCACGGATGGCGGTGGCGCCACAGTCGCTGTAGCCGTCAAGGTCCACCCACCAAGCTCGGATTCTATCGATCAAGCGGAATGCTCACCTGAAAATCTTAGAGCGAATTTTTGACTGATAACTTCCCGCGACCTATAGTTCCTCGGGCCGACTTCGTGCATGGATGGTAGCACGTCATAGGAACCCGGGTGGGACTCTTGTTTAGGGGGCCAACTCGGTTCGGACTGGCTGCGAGGTGCCTGCCCAAATGCGACTTCCCTGTCCCCCGCGAGCACGAACGAACGCATTCGTTCCTGGCGGCATTTTGCAGGAATCGCTTTTCCATGTTGCCACGAAGTCAACCCTTTGGAAGCGAGCGAATGACTTTCATTGTTCGAAGCACCCTATTTTCAGTGATGGTGTCGTGCTGTGTACCCGCATTTCACGCTCACGCTCAAGGCCCAGCGCCTCAAGTCCGTCCAGCGCAAGACGTGGATCAACTGATTCGCGCTGGGATTGAGTTTGAAAAGCAACGAGACTGGATCAAAGCGATTCAGCACTATGAGGCGGCGCACCGCTCCTATCTCGAAAACGCTGACATCAGTCGTCGCTTGCTAATCTGCCGACTGCACTATGATGTAATCCGGCGATGCAACGACGGTTCCATTTCCAATATTATCAACCGGGTATCGGTGGCAGATGCACTGGAACTCTATTCAGAAGTTCTAGCGAGATTGGAGACGAGCTACGTAGAGCCGGTGAATCTCAATGAATTGATTCGTGGCGGTACCGCCTATTTGGAAGTCGCTTTGACGGAGCCCGGATTCGTCGAACGCTACTTGGCAGCGCAGTCACCTGAGCAAATCGAGTTCTTTCGAACCTCTATCCATAAGCAAACACTCGCCAATCGTATCACCACCCATGCCGACGCACGCAATGTTGTCGCCGAGGCCGCCCGCACTGCCCAGCAACAACTGCGAATTCCACCGGCAGCGACTGTCATGCAGTTTGTGTTCGGTGCTATAGGACTGCTCGACCCCTACTCTTCGTTCCTGTCTTCCTCGGAACTTGGAGAAGTGGAATCCCAAATTGAGGGCAATTTTGTAGGCCTCGGTATTGCTCTGCAGCCTCACGAAGTTCCCTTGCGAGTTCTCTCGGTAATTCCTGGCGGTCCTGCCTTGGAAGCTGGCATGCAACCGGGGGATTTAATCCTCAAGATTGACTCAGTCGTGTGTGAAGACGTGGGCGCTGAAAAGGCTGCCGACCTCCTCCGCGGCCCCGATCAATCGGAGGTCCGGTTGGTCATGCGTCGCACCACTGGTGAAGTTTTCGAACGAACCGTTGCACGTCGTCGTGTGGAAGTACCTAGCGTCGAAGATGTTCAGATCATCGAGCCGAACGAGGGAATCGCCTACCTGAAAATCAGTAGCTTTCAGAAGACAACAGCACCGGAACTCGACGAAGCTCTGTGGAATATGCACCGTGCCGGCATGCGAAGCTTGATTATCGATGTGCGTGGGAATCCAGGAGGATGGCTCGACGCATCGGTCGCAGTTGCGGATCGCTTTTTAGCCGAAGGCAGTATTGTCAGCACTCGCGGTAAAAACGGTATCGAAAACCAAAACTACTCAGCTACTCGCGGAGGAACTTGGCAGGTTCCCTTGGTCGTGCTAATCGACCATGACAGTGCGAGTGCCAGCGAAATCCTAGCAGGTGCCATCGCTGACAATCGCCGCGGCGTCGTGGTAGGAGAAACTTCCTACGGCAAAGGCAGCGTGCAGGGCTTATTCCACACCAAGGCACTGTCGAGTGGAATTCGTTTGACCGTGTCCAAATTTTACTCGCCAAGCGGACGAGCGATTAGTGACCAAGGTGTTCGACCGACCGTTGCGATCGATGCCAGCAACAGTGAGGAAGTCCGGTTCGTCGCCAAGCCTGCCGAGGGGCATGTGGCTCTTCCGCCCACCTCGACAACCGATCGAACTCTGCATGCAGGGATTGAACAGGCACGACGTCAAATTCTGACCGCCCAGGTGACCCGCAACTAATCCACGAATGCAAGCTCGTTCGTGGTTAACAGGGCCTGGACCAAGAGGGCCCAAGGATTCATCGGAGTTTTGGGCGGCTGCGGGACTCCCGCTTCCGATCGAAACTCCTTGGGCGTCCCTTCACGGTACTGCACTGCCACCTTCCACTCGAACGAATCGTGGTTGGGAGAGCTAATGCAATCGGTCACAAAATCGAGCACGGCGCCCTGCTCAACGTCGATCCCCTGAGCCCTAGTCGGCATCCGCTGGTTAAGGGCAGTCCACTGCTCGATGAGTTTCCCTCCGGAGAGCAGACTGGCGCGGACTCCGTCACCCTCCGCAGCGGGATGGTTCAAGTTGCCGCGGATGGAAACCGTACCACTGCGTGGCGCGACCCACCGCCGGACGACCGCGAACTCTTGACTATTACCTGGGTGCCCTCCCAGTGCACTGAGCTTACACCAACCTAGCTTTGCATCTGGCAACTCGGCGCCACCCTGCCAGGTCTCTGCGATGAACATTGGCAAGCGAGTGAAGGACTGAAGTGTAGCATTAGACACATCGAACGGTCCGTAACCGTAGATCCAACGCTCCGCAAGTTCAGCGGGTGCCGCCTGTTCTGCCTGCTCGGTGAGTTCCACGGCCAGCTGAATTTCTTGCTCGGTGGCTGCTCGGCCGAGAATCTGCTGAAACAGCCGATTGGCCTTCTCGGCCGCGTCGACTTCCGCATCGCTGAACTCGGGCTGTTCACTTAAGCGGAGTGAGATTTCCGCAATAAAATCACTGTTCATCAAATACAATCCCTGTTGAGGCACACTGGTCTGTGGCCGCTTGGGAGTGTGTGTGTCGGGGCTCGCCATGTCAAAAGTGCGGAAGACACTGGGCAGATTCTGTCGATCAATATAGGAATAGACCGTTCTGCGGAGCGCTCCCGACAATTGGTCAATGGGAACCGCTTGACCGTAGAGTCTCTCGTCAAGGTTCCCCGTAACTTTAAGAAGTGTGTCACGCAGCGATTCGAAATCTAGCCGCTTTCGATTCATCCTCCAGTAAAGGCGATTGGCGGGATCCACGTCCTTCCCTGGCTGAATCTCGAGGCTGCTCTGCTGGTAGGTTCTCGAGGAAACAATGTGTCGAATCAGCTGCTTGATGCTCCACTGGTTGGCAACAAAGGATTCAGCCAGCGAGTCGAGCAATTCGAGGTATTCCGGTTCAGTGCTGCGCGTCCCAAAATCGCTAGGCGTGTCTACTAACGGCGTTCCCATAAGTTGCATCCAGACCCGATTCACCAACACGCGCGCGGTGAGAGGATTGGTGGGAGAAGCGATGGCCCGAGCCAAGTCCAGTCGACCACTTCCCTCGCCGAACGGGACTTCGGAGGGGTTCAAAAGGCTCACGAACCGCCGCGAAACCACCTCGCCATTATTTCCAGGGACTCCACGCAAAAGCACATGCGCCGTCCGCTCTTTTTCGGAATCGGCTAACCGGTGAGGCCAGGGCTCTCCACCTGGTTCATCGGTATTCAGAAAGACAGCAAATAGGGAATAGTAGTCCTTCTGGGAGATGGGATCGTACTTGTGATCATGACAACGTGCACAGGCGACGGTCATGCCCATCAAACCACGCGTTACGACGTCCAATCGGTCGTCAATAATGTCCAGCTTATTGTTAAGAAAGCGTCTGCCTAACGTGAGGAAACCAAGTGCCGGTAGATCAGCAGGGGATGCATCTGGAATTAAGTCCGCCGCGAGTTGGTAACGGATAAACGCGTCGTAAGGCATGTCTTGGTTCAGAGAACGGACTAGCCAATCTCGGTATTTATACGCCTCGGCATATTCGCGATCCTCCTGAAAGACATACCCTTTGTTATCTGCGTAACGCGATACATCCATCCAGTGTCTGGCCCAACGCTCACCGAACTGAGGCGAAGCCAGCAGTCGATCGACCGTCGGAAGCATATCCTGCCCGGCGAGCTGGCTCGCTTCAAACTCAGCAAACTGGTGCAGGTTCGGAGGAAGGCCAGTGAGGTCGTAGCTCAGCCGCCGTAGCAACGTTCTCGAGTCGGCTCTAGGAGAGAGCTGTAATCCTCGCGTCTCGAGCTTGGCAGACACAATCCGATCAATGGGATTCCCCGTGGCCGCATCCACCTCAGCCGACGTAGCATGCTCACCGCTACGCAGCGGCTGATATGCCCAGTGATTCTCAGCGGTGGATTTCTGAGGGCCTCCCGTCGCAACCGAACCCTGGAAGCTTGGCGGTACCTTTGCTCCAGTTGCAATCCATGAACGGAATACTTCAATGTCTTCTTCCGACAACTTCTCGCTGGGAGGCATCTGCAAATCGGTGTCCGCGTAGGTCAGTGCCTGAAACAGTAGGCTCGCCTCGGGCTTCCCAGCGACCAAGGACGGCCCGCGAGATCCACCCGCCGTCATTGCGGCCAAGGAATCGAGCATGAGCAAGCCCTCCGCTTCATCGTAGGCGTGCGAGTGGCACTCCAAACAGTGGGCCTCCAGCAGTGGCTGGACTCGGTCGGTGAAGAGGGAAGTATCCTCAGCGTCTTGGGGTGCAACCTTGCTCTCGGATTCCTGAGCGCCAGTCATGCTTACGAATAGACAACAGGTGATAGCGACCGCCCCGATACAATGTATTAGGCCCCGCCCATCGACCGTGCTGCGGCCGCTTTCTTGAAGAAATGACGGAGTGAAGCAAACGTGAGCTGAACGTGTGCAAGGCGACATGCGGGTACTTATTGGTGGGAGGGAAGGTGCGTTGGTGGCAACCGCGAAGGTAGGACATTCAAGTGGCGGCATCCCGGTCGTAAATGAAAGCTGGAGGCGCAGTTAGCTGCACCAGCCCGACCGGTGGTTGGGCGCGTGATAGCTGCCCGTGTGCATCAATTATCTTCCGAACTGGCTGGCAATACAAGCTGCTTTGGCAAGGCGACTGTTAGTCCTGCTGCAAACGTCCAGACAGTCTGGCAATCTCCTTTGCTTCCGCCTGGCGGCGATAGCGGGGATTCGGTTCGGTCGGTACAGGCGCCGAAGTTGCCACACGCCATGCGATTAACTTCTGATGCAACTCGCGAGCCAGTGCGGGACGTTCGTTAACCTGATTGTGAGCCTCGCCAATATCGTCGCGCAGGTTAAACAGCTCAATTGCCCCATCTTCAAAATACTCGACCAACTTCCAATCTCCAAGACGGATCACACTGCAGGGGCGAGCACGAAAGAGGGGGTCGCGTTGTTCGTCACGACGCGAGTAGCTATCGAGGTAGGCAGGGAAGTGCCAGTAGAGTGGACGTTCTGGCAACTCCCGATCCTCGGCCAGTAGGGGCACTAGGCTAATTCCGTCCAACTGCGTGGGATCCGGCAAAGTAACCCCGGTCATCTCGCAGAAGGTCGGGTAAAGATCGATATTACAAACGGGAACATCAGAGGTTCGGCCCGCTAGGATTACGCCAGGCCACTTGATGAAAAACGGGACGCGCAGGCCACCTTCATAGTACGTTCCTTTGTAACCTTTGAGGGGATGCATATTGGTGGCCGGACCATAGCCACCGTTATCAGAAGAAAAGACGATGATCGTTCGCTCGGTCAACTGCAACCTATCAAGCGTTGCGATTAGCCGACCGACCCCATCATCCACGCTTTCAATCATTGCCGCCATCATGGCGTGATCATGAATTTCACCTTTCGGCTTTTCCAGATACTTAGCAACTTTACTCTGCTGAGCTTGGAGCGGCGTGTGGACGGCGAAATGCGACAGATAAAGCAGCCAAGGACGCGTTTGATTGGCTTCGATAAAGGAGACGGCTTCGTCCGTCAAACGGTCCGTCAGGTATTCCTCCTCGCCTGTGACTTCCAAGCCGGGGGCATTGGGATGAGGTGGGAAATATCCCTTGGGCGGGCTGCCCGCATGCGTACCGCCAATGTTGACATCGAAACCATAATCCAGTGGATCTTGGCTTAAATGCCATTTGCCTAGGATGCCAGTTGCGTAGCCAGCCGACCGGATCCTCTCGGCCCAGGTGACGATTTCCGGTCTTAACGTATCGGTTCCTGGGATATGCCGAAGTCGACTGAACTTTGGGTTTCCACGCAGGCCCGTTCCCACGTTATAGATCTCGTGCCGCGGCGAATACGTCCCAGTCAGTAGGCAGGCGCGGGATGGTGCACAATTGGCTGCCGCAGCGTATCCATTGCGGAAGACGACGGAATCGCTCGCAAGTCGATCGATGTGGGGCGTTTCATAGAAGTCGGTCCCCGTGAAACCACAATCTCCAGCCCCCATGTCGTCGATATAGATGAACAGGATGTTGGGGCGGTCCGGCGGGGCCGCTCGGCAGGGAAGTAAGCTGAACGCGAGCCCAATGACCAGGCCACTTAAACTCTTCGCGATCGTCGGCCAATGCATCAGTCGTCCCCCAAAATCCGCCAGTCAGGCCTGGCCTTACAGTAAAGGTGCTAACACCCAGTAGGCAAATAGAGTGAGCAGAATGCCCACCGTCAAGATGACCCACTTGGGCTGCGACGAGGCCGCCGACTCATCATCGAGCAGGTAGTGGCCGCACGCAGGGCAGCGATCGGCATCCGCATACACGTCAGCTCCACAATTATTGCAAATGACTGTCTCTGTCTCTTCGTCCGTTTCCCACTCCAACAATTTTCTCCTCTCGGGTTTGGTCTGGGCGATATTTCACCGCTGGTCGACTCGCCTGCGGTTCCGCCGTACCGAATCTCTTTCGCCGTATCAGCGGGGACATGCTCCAGTGCCCAACTTCTTCAGGCCACATCATGTGTCTGGAACGTGTCTGGGACGCTGACGAGCCACAAGCCAGCGGCGGTCGGGCAGGGCGGTGCAGTCACACCATGCGCTGTTCCGCCAGTGGCCATCTGGTTGCGGTCTCTGCTGGATGCCATGGCACATTCCTGCGATTTCCCGATCGGTGACCGAAGGTGTCACGGGACCTCGCCAGAATCCAGACACCGTGAAGATACTCTACTCATTCCCCGATTGATGGACTACCTAACATGTTCCCACCCAAGAATCCGCGAAAATTCAGCGACTGCCTCCAGCACTTGCCGGCTGGCAGCAGTGAACTGCTGATCGTGGAGGGGGATTCTGCCTCAGATGCAGTCGTCAAGCTGCGAAATCCTGAATACCAGGCCGTGTTGCCCATGCAGGGAAAACCGATGAACGCAATGAAGGCGTCCACTGCGAAACTGGAAAACTCTCCTCTGTTTCGCACGCTCTGCGAGTCCTTGGGGGTCAGCCTAAGGGATCCGGCCTCAACCTCAAAATTGAAGTACTCCCGAATCGTATTCCTATTTGATCCCGATGCAGACGGGATACACTGCGGGGTGCTGATGTTGCTATTCTTCTATCGTTTTCTGCGTCCAGTACTAGACTCAGGGCACGTCTATAGAACGCAAACACCTCTGTTCGAGGTCACGACCGGTTCGCCCTCTGGTCAGCAGACCTTCTACGCCTACACAGAACCCGAGCTTGGTGTGCTCATGCGGGACGTGCGACAAGCGGGCCTGACCATTACCGGTCGCAGCTACTTCCGAGGGCTGGCCAACTTTCCGGCAAGCACGCTGAAGTCCACCTGCATTAATCCGGCGAGTCGCAAGCTAGTACGGCTGGGGGCGCGAGACGCTGAAGCAGCGCTGCGGATTTTTCGACATTCCGCTCAGCCAGCGTAAGCGGCCAGGGGGGGCGAGCAGCGGCTGAGCCGCTGCATCCAAAATCTGGCCGCTATGGAGGAAGTCGCTTCGGGCGAATTAAGTCGACTTCCCTCGAGGATATCAAGCACTGCCGGCGAACGGCAAGCTCGTTGAACCGATTCAACCGACCTTCATGGGGTCAATCAGGACGACTGCAAAACAGCCTTGCCACCGTTGCGTCCGCTGCGAGAGCGATCGAGAACGCGTTGCAAAATGGTCATCCACGTCTTGTTCAACCGCAGTGTGACCTCGTGGACCTTCTTGTCGTCTTCGGGCTCAAAGTCGATCTCGAAGCCAGCGACCGACAAGGTGTCGTTCGGGCTCTTACCGGCTTGGCAAGCCTTCCAGAAACGGACGCTATGCAGCGTGCTTTCCGCCTTGGACGTGGCTGTCTCTTCGGTAATTACGTCCACAGTCTTGGTAACTTCGGAGGTCAAGCTGGTCATCATCTCTTGACGCAAGTTATCAGCCCAGTTCTTCCAACGTGTCTTTTCTTGTACGGACATAAATCAACTTTCAGAAGAATCCAGCGACAAATCGCAAATAATAACGAAGGCAAACCATCAATGGGGTCACAGGAACTCCCTAGGAACTGCCACAAACAATAGCTAGCAAAACGCCAACATTCCCATCAAGGTGAGAATGAAATGTCCTGCGATTTCGGCTTCAGGGCGCGATAATGCGTTGTGCTGAAAGCCATTATAACCATTTTGAAGAACGAGGCGCGCTAGAAAATGAATCCTAAGGGGCAGATGCTGCAGTTCAGCCCCGAGCGGCCGCATCCGCAAAGGTTACAAACCGATCTTGCGACACATCCCATAACTTCAGTCGCAAACAGCCCATTATATCCCGAATTCGCAGGGACGTCTTCCCTGGGGATTGCAGCTCCGCCAATGCCGCCATTGCTTCAGGCAGGCGGTAGAACGGGATTTTGGCGTTCAGATGATGAACATGGTGGTATCCGATGTTACCCGTCAACCAGTGCATAATCGGCCCCAATTCAAGGTAGCTCGAGGAGGCTAAAGCTGCATCCGCGTAACTCCATTCATTGTTCTTCCGAATCTTGGCGGCCGGGAAATTATGCTGAATGTAGAACAGATAGGCCCCACTGAACGTTGCTACCCAGGTAGGCAAGATCAACACCAACAAACTCGTTTGCCAATCGGAGCAGTAAGCCAGCAACAGAGCTACCCCCACATGCAGCACCACCGCCAGGGGGGCATCCCAATGTCGACGGGGATCCATCAACAGAGGCCGCACGCACATGCCGAACAGGAATACGATCAGGTAGCCAAACAAGATCACGAACGGACTGCGGGCTAAGCGGTACTCAAACTTTTCCCACCCCGAAGCAAGTTTGTAGTTCGTGGTCGTCATGATCGGAAAAGAACCAATGCTGGCGCCAAACAGCTTGGAGTTATTGCGATGATGGTGGTCGTGAGAACGCTTCCAAACACTTGGTGGGGTCAGCATCAAGTATCCGTAGACGCTCAAAATCAGACTCGCCAGGCGGGAGTTCCTGAGGATCGAATGGTGTTGATAATCATGGTAAAGGATAAACATCCGAACCAAGATCAACCCGGTCAGAAGACTTCCCAAGATGCGCAGCCAAGCCGCACCACCCCATGCAGCAACGGAAGCGGTGATCACAAGTGCGGCCAGAGTCGAACTCAAATGCCACCAACTTGCCCCACGTCTCTCTTGTGCAAAAAACTTACTCGCGATGAGCAGATCGCGGGCGGCCGCTTTTGCTCGCGATGACTCTGACTGGGACTCCGTGTCCACGGCAGGTTCCATCCAAACGGTGCTCAAGCTCTATGATCCTATATTCCGACGTTATAGCCTGCTTTGAAAACGGTCTCCTGCACATTTCGCTTTGAAGACGATGTGCGGTAGGACGCTCCATTCTCTCGCGCAGACGCTGTGAGGCTCAACTCCTCGAGTTGTTCTGATAAACAACTCGCAAGTAAACCTCATTAATCACGCTACTGATGCCAGTTTCCCACGCAGCACTCACGCTCCATAGGTAATGCGAGACATCGCTGTGCCAGCAGAGTGCGTCAATGGGAACATGGCCCAACGAGGCATCATCGTAACGTACCGCAGCATGCGAAGCGGTAGCAATGCAAGCCAAACCAGTTGGATTTGCCAAAATAGCTCCCCGAACTCGAATCGGAGGGCAGCACTTGCGAAGATCAGCCCCAAAACGCTCGGCATCTGCCGGAATTTTGCTCTCTCCTCAGCTGAACTGCAGAGGGTACCACACATTGGATACTGCTTGCCCCGTCTCAAATCGCGACCGAAATCACGATCTGGCCTGCAGCGACTCGTTGGATAGTTTTCGCCCGGAGATTCAGGAATTCTGCGCAGCGAACTTGAGGCAATTGTAAAAGGCATCGCGAATCGCATCGGCATCGAGCGACGTAGCGACTTCCATGTTGGGCCGCCACTTCCGCGGCGTCCGACGGTCAAAAACGGTCGCACCGCGGGTCAAATCCCCATTCACTTCCACATCTCCAGCCATTTCCTCCCAGTCGAATAGCATGGGTTCAACGAGCATCAGGATCGGAAGTACGGCGTGCAATTCAATGGTTTCCTGGCCCAGGTGCTGTCGCGTCGTGCGACACAGGTGTGGCACGATTTGATGCAACACCTTCCCCACCTTCATGTAATTCGGAGGCAGCTTTTCGACGAGTTCCCAGCCGAAATTGAGCTGATCACACAACTCGCGTGGAATCAAGCTCTTCGTGGTTGCCGATTGGAAAACGGCTCGCGCACTCAACGGATCGAAGTGCATGTTGAATTCCGCGGTGGCGGTAACGTTGCCGACTCCCGTTACGCTACCGCCGGCGATGACGATGCGGTCTACCATTGGCACGATCGCCGGGTCTCGGCTTATGGCCTTGGCGATTCCCGTCAACGGTCCCATGGTCACGATGGTGATTTTTCCTGGGTCAGTTCGCAAACAGTCCGAGATCAGTTTATCACTGGGCATTGAATGCTGGCGAGAGATGGGGAGCCAATTCGAATTCCCCAACCCGTCGTCCCCATGGAGCAGCGTGCCATTATTGACCGCAGCGCCCGCTTCAGCCTCCAGGGCCGAACCAATCCGCGGCATGCGAGGCGGATCGAGGTTTTCGACCAGCGCCCTCACGTTTTGCGTGGCTTGGTCGGCATCCACGGTGCCAGCACAGGCGGTAATGGCCACGACTTCGAGTCGCGGGTCAAACAATGCCATGCACAAGCCGATCGCATCGTCAATTCCGGGGTCACAGTCAATGATAACTTTTCGTGCCATTTTTCATCCTGAATAGTACCTTCTCCGGCGGTGAGAGCGACTAGTATGACCGAACACCCCCTAGTTCCGCCATGGTGATTCTGCGTCACTGCGTTATATTCGACCACACTAGGCCAGCGGTATTGGATCTTGCGCTGGCTTCCACTGAACCGCCTAAGCTCATAGCTCGCCTCATGTCGCACGATTTTAGCTCACTTCTTGCCACTCTCCAATCGCATCAGAATCTCAGCCGACCAGAAATGCACGATGCCATTGGATGGTTGCTCAGCGGCGACGCCGAGCCTGAGGCAATGCGTAAGTTCCTAGTTCTGTTAGCAGAAAAGGGAGAGACGGTCGATGAACTGACGGGCGCCGCCAGCGCGTTGAGAGATTCGATGCGGCCCGTCAAGACAACGTTGCGGCCGCTCGTGGATACCTGCGGCACCGGTGGTGACGGCTCCCAAACCTTCAACATTAGCACGGCTGCCGCACTGGCCATTGCTGCGGCCGGGGTGCCAGTTGCCAAACATGGCAACCGCAAGATCACCAGCAGTACCGGCTCAGCAGATGTCTTGCAAGAACTGGGAATCGACCTGTTGGCTCCGCCAGAGACAGTGGAGAGCTG
Coding sequences within it:
- a CDS encoding S41 family peptidase, encoding MTFIVRSTLFSVMVSCCVPAFHAHAQGPAPQVRPAQDVDQLIRAGIEFEKQRDWIKAIQHYEAAHRSYLENADISRRLLICRLHYDVIRRCNDGSISNIINRVSVADALELYSEVLARLETSYVEPVNLNELIRGGTAYLEVALTEPGFVERYLAAQSPEQIEFFRTSIHKQTLANRITTHADARNVVAEAARTAQQQLRIPPAATVMQFVFGAIGLLDPYSSFLSSSELGEVESQIEGNFVGLGIALQPHEVPLRVLSVIPGGPALEAGMQPGDLILKIDSVVCEDVGAEKAADLLRGPDQSEVRLVMRRTTGEVFERTVARRRVEVPSVEDVQIIEPNEGIAYLKISSFQKTTAPELDEALWNMHRAGMRSLIIDVRGNPGGWLDASVAVADRFLAEGSIVSTRGKNGIENQNYSATRGGTWQVPLVVLIDHDSASASEILAGAIADNRRGVVVGETSYGKGSVQGLFHTKALSSGIRLTVSKFYSPSGRAISDQGVRPTVAIDASNSEEVRFVAKPAEGHVALPPTSTTDRTLHAGIEQARRQILTAQVTRN
- a CDS encoding zinc-ribbon domain-containing protein, whose translation is MEWETDEETETVICNNCGADVYADADRCPACGHYLLDDESAASSQPKWVILTVGILLTLFAYWVLAPLL
- a CDS encoding toprim domain-containing protein, translating into MFPPKNPRKFSDCLQHLPAGSSELLIVEGDSASDAVVKLRNPEYQAVLPMQGKPMNAMKASTAKLENSPLFRTLCESLGVSLRDPASTSKLKYSRIVFLFDPDADGIHCGVLMLLFFYRFLRPVLDSGHVYRTQTPLFEVTTGSPSGQQTFYAYTEPELGVLMRDVRQAGLTITGRSYFRGLANFPASTLKSTCINPASRKLVRLGARDAEAALRIFRHSAQPA
- a CDS encoding PSD1 and planctomycete cytochrome C domain-containing protein, which translates into the protein MTGAQESESKVAPQDAEDTSLFTDRVQPLLEAHCLECHSHAYDEAEGLLMLDSLAAMTAGGSRGPSLVAGKPEASLLFQALTYADTDLQMPPSEKLSEEDIEVFRSWIATGAKVPPSFQGSVATGGPQKSTAENHWAYQPLRSGEHATSAEVDAATGNPIDRIVSAKLETRGLQLSPRADSRTLLRRLSYDLTGLPPNLHQFAEFEASQLAGQDMLPTVDRLLASPQFGERWARHWMDVSRYADNKGYVFQEDREYAEAYKYRDWLVRSLNQDMPYDAFIRYQLAADLIPDASPADLPALGFLTLGRRFLNNKLDIIDDRLDVVTRGLMGMTVACARCHDHKYDPISQKDYYSLFAVFLNTDEPGGEPWPHRLADSEKERTAHVLLRGVPGNNGEVVSRRFVSLLNPSEVPFGEGSGRLDLARAIASPTNPLTARVLVNRVWMQLMGTPLVDTPSDFGTRSTEPEYLELLDSLAESFVANQWSIKQLIRHIVSSRTYQQSSLEIQPGKDVDPANRLYWRMNRKRLDFESLRDTLLKVTGNLDERLYGQAVPIDQLSGALRRTVYSYIDRQNLPSVFRTFDMASPDTHTPKRPQTSVPQQGLYLMNSDFIAEISLRLSEQPEFSDAEVDAAEKANRLFQQILGRAATEQEIQLAVELTEQAEQAAPAELAERWIYGYGPFDVSNATLQSFTRLPMFIAETWQGGAELPDAKLGWCKLSALGGHPGNSQEFAVVRRWVAPRSGTVSIRGNLNHPAAEGDGVRASLLSGGKLIEQWTALNQRMPTRAQGIDVEQGAVLDFVTDCISSPNHDSFEWKVAVQYREGTPKEFRSEAGVPQPPKTPMNPWALLVQALLTTNELAFVD
- a CDS encoding sulfatase, producing the protein MHWPTIAKSLSGLVIGLAFSLLPCRAAPPDRPNILFIYIDDMGAGDCGFTGTDFYETPHIDRLASDSVVFRNGYAAAANCAPSRACLLTGTYSPRHEIYNVGTGLRGNPKFSRLRHIPGTDTLRPEIVTWAERIRSAGYATGILGKWHLSQDPLDYGFDVNIGGTHAGSPPKGYFPPHPNAPGLEVTGEEEYLTDRLTDEAVSFIEANQTRPWLLYLSHFAVHTPLQAQQSKVAKYLEKPKGEIHDHAMMAAMIESVDDGVGRLIATLDRLQLTERTIIVFSSDNGGYGPATNMHPLKGYKGTYYEGGLRVPFFIKWPGVILAGRTSDVPVCNIDLYPTFCEMTGVTLPDPTQLDGISLVPLLAEDRELPERPLYWHFPAYLDSYSRRDEQRDPLFRARPCSVIRLGDWKLVEYFEDGAIELFNLRDDIGEAHNQVNERPALARELHQKLIAWRVATSAPVPTEPNPRYRRQAEAKEIARLSGRLQQD